From the genome of Tachysurus fulvidraco isolate hzauxx_2018 chromosome 20, HZAU_PFXX_2.0, whole genome shotgun sequence, one region includes:
- the LOC113650343 gene encoding cell wall protein AWA1-like isoform X1, whose protein sequence is MVLCEVWRNYLLGRSLPSIITKVFMLRPTQRCHLLFCSLPDLRGIGSSITSRSSITSRSSITSGSSMTSGSSITSSSSMTSGSSITSGSSMTSGSSITSGSSMTSGSSFTIMTSSSIFTSGSSITSCSSMTAGSSMAIGSSITSGSSMTIGSSITSGSSITIGSSVTIGSSITIGSSVTIGSSVTIGSSVTIGSSITSGSSMTVSSSFTRSSSITSCSSGFNSCLRDLFTALFRTMVFTHKLPI, encoded by the exons GTGTTCATGCTGAGACCTACACAAAGGTGCCATTTACTTTTCTGCTCCTTACCTGATCTAAGag GTATAGGATCCAGCATCACCAGCAGATCCAGCATCACCAGCAGATCCAGCATCACCAGCGGTTCCAGCATGACCAGTGGTTCCAGCATCACCAGCAGTTCCAGCATGACCAGTGGTTCCAGCATCACCAGCGGTTCCAGCATGACCAGCGGTTCCAGCATCACCAGTGGTTCCAGCATGACCAGCGGTTCCAGCTTCACCATCATGACCAGCAGTTCCATCTTCACCAGCGGTTCCAGCATCACCagctgttccagcatgacagccGGTTCCAGCATGGCCATCGGTTCCAGCATCACCAGCGGTTCCAGCATGACCATCGGTTCCAGCATCACCAGCGGTTCCAGCATCACCATCGGTTCCAGCGTCACCATCGGTTCCAGCATCACCATCGGTTCCAGCGTCACCATCGGTTCCAGCGTCACCATCGGTTCCAGCGTCACCATCGGTTCCAGCATCACCAGCGGTTCCAGCATGACCGTCAGTTCCAGCTTCACCAGAAGTTCCAGCATCACCAGCTGTTCCAGCGGTTTTAACAGCTGTTTGCGTGACTTATTCACCGCGTTATTTAGAACGATGGTGTTTACACACAAACTTCCGATCtga
- the LOC113650343 gene encoding cell wall protein AWA1-like isoform X2 yields MLRPTQRCHLLFCSLPDLRGIGSSITSRSSITSRSSITSGSSMTSGSSITSSSSMTSGSSITSGSSMTSGSSITSGSSMTSGSSFTIMTSSSIFTSGSSITSCSSMTAGSSMAIGSSITSGSSMTIGSSITSGSSITIGSSVTIGSSITIGSSVTIGSSVTIGSSVTIGSSITSGSSMTVSSSFTRSSSITSCSSGFNSCLRDLFTALFRTMVFTHKLPI; encoded by the exons ATGCTGAGACCTACACAAAGGTGCCATTTACTTTTCTGCTCCTTACCTGATCTAAGag GTATAGGATCCAGCATCACCAGCAGATCCAGCATCACCAGCAGATCCAGCATCACCAGCGGTTCCAGCATGACCAGTGGTTCCAGCATCACCAGCAGTTCCAGCATGACCAGTGGTTCCAGCATCACCAGCGGTTCCAGCATGACCAGCGGTTCCAGCATCACCAGTGGTTCCAGCATGACCAGCGGTTCCAGCTTCACCATCATGACCAGCAGTTCCATCTTCACCAGCGGTTCCAGCATCACCagctgttccagcatgacagccGGTTCCAGCATGGCCATCGGTTCCAGCATCACCAGCGGTTCCAGCATGACCATCGGTTCCAGCATCACCAGCGGTTCCAGCATCACCATCGGTTCCAGCGTCACCATCGGTTCCAGCATCACCATCGGTTCCAGCGTCACCATCGGTTCCAGCGTCACCATCGGTTCCAGCGTCACCATCGGTTCCAGCATCACCAGCGGTTCCAGCATGACCGTCAGTTCCAGCTTCACCAGAAGTTCCAGCATCACCAGCTGTTCCAGCGGTTTTAACAGCTGTTTGCGTGACTTATTCACCGCGTTATTTAGAACGATGGTGTTTACACACAAACTTCCGATCtga